A single Phytohabitans houttuyneae DNA region contains:
- a CDS encoding AAA family ATPase has product MTVYPPPPQEIRVPTTVTGPRAVADAVTANVEQVLRGKTEAIRLALSCLLAGGHLLIEDLPGTGKTSLAKALAASIGGTSHRIQFTPDLLPTDITGVSVWDPERRAFDFRPGPVFANVVVADEINRASPKTQSALLEVMEEDQVTIDGVAHRVPSPFLVVATQNPIDLEGTYRLPEAQLDRFLMRISLGHPDPAVEEEILTGRSRAAVPVLRPVTSPEQIDQVRRTVATIHTAPEIARYIALIADGTRHHDALRLGASTRGSLALLRAAQAHAVCAGRHFVVPDDVKATAAAVLTHRLVVAAQAEVRGVTPAAVLAEVLDSVAVPTPVVAGRT; this is encoded by the coding sequence ATGACCGTATATCCCCCTCCGCCGCAGGAAATCCGGGTGCCCACCACCGTCACCGGCCCGCGCGCGGTCGCCGACGCGGTGACCGCCAACGTCGAGCAGGTGCTGCGCGGCAAGACGGAGGCGATCCGGCTGGCGCTGTCGTGCCTGCTCGCCGGCGGCCACCTGCTGATCGAGGACCTGCCGGGCACCGGCAAGACGTCGCTGGCCAAGGCGCTGGCGGCGAGCATCGGCGGCACGTCGCACCGCATCCAGTTCACGCCCGACCTGCTGCCGACCGACATCACCGGTGTGTCCGTGTGGGATCCCGAGCGCCGCGCGTTCGACTTCCGGCCCGGTCCGGTCTTCGCCAACGTGGTCGTGGCCGACGAGATCAACCGCGCCTCGCCGAAGACGCAGTCGGCGCTGCTGGAGGTGATGGAGGAGGACCAGGTCACGATCGACGGCGTCGCGCACCGGGTGCCGTCGCCGTTCCTCGTGGTGGCCACGCAGAACCCGATCGACCTGGAGGGCACGTACCGGCTGCCCGAGGCGCAGCTGGACCGGTTTCTCATGCGCATCTCGCTGGGCCACCCCGACCCGGCGGTCGAGGAGGAGATCCTGACCGGGCGGTCCCGCGCGGCCGTCCCGGTGCTGCGCCCGGTCACCTCGCCGGAGCAGATCGACCAGGTCCGGCGGACCGTCGCCACCATACACACGGCGCCGGAGATCGCCCGCTACATCGCTCTGATCGCCGACGGTACCCGCCACCACGACGCGCTGCGGCTCGGCGCGAGCACGCGCGGCAGCCTCGCGCTGCTGCGGGCCGCGCAGGCGCACGCGGTCTGCGCGGGGCGGCACTTCGTGGTGCCCGACGACGTCAAAGCCACCGCGGCGGCCGTGCTCACCCACCGGCTGGTGGTGGCCGCGCAGGCCGAGGTCCGTGGCGTGACGCCGGCCGCCGTCCTCGCCGAGGTGCTCGACTCGGTCGCCGTACCGACGCCGGTCGTGGCGGGCCGGACGTGA
- a CDS encoding serine/threonine-protein kinase, protein MYACACLLWTLLDGRPPFRGGSGTLSRLLAASPPQMRQPVPGAVVDLLRTALAIDPSDRPATPAALARALRAAAEPPAEPGPAAPEGRELARQYVLETRIGSGASGEVWAARRIADGERVAIKVLRERLIEDEQAVARFFREYRVLLRVRHEHLVRVHQLVEEAGQLAIVMDLVDGEDLLRLARRGPIAVTDAAGLLSQTASGLAAVHAAGVVHRDVKPANVLVTERDGRPIALLSDFGIARAVEGAAHTQPIGTPAYLAPELVAGRPPTPAADIYALGITAYELLAGRPPFQADDVDALVRAHLDGEPARPDGLDDPVWDLLAACLRKVPEQRPSATDVAAGWGALARSGAAGHTAPPAARSPFLPAPADAPATLTSARRLKDRPRQPPPRRSRRRLILAGVAAAVVGLGGGVLLALRAAPDGKPPPPPAAQQYPVASTATVDTTTGVATVSWTGRAAALPGFDYYLVLDVSGEGIRPLSTELAADATSYQVKGLRPGRRSCYLVIAVGVTASPPSDVPPFPCVTLPSK, encoded by the coding sequence GTGTACGCCTGCGCTTGTCTACTGTGGACCCTCCTGGACGGGCGGCCGCCGTTCCGCGGCGGGTCCGGCACGCTGTCCCGCCTGCTGGCGGCCAGCCCGCCGCAGATGCGCCAGCCGGTGCCGGGCGCCGTCGTCGACCTGCTGCGCACCGCCCTTGCCATCGACCCGTCCGACCGGCCCGCCACGCCGGCCGCGCTCGCCCGGGCCCTCCGCGCGGCGGCCGAGCCACCGGCCGAGCCCGGCCCAGCGGCGCCGGAGGGGCGCGAACTGGCCCGGCAGTACGTGCTGGAGACCCGCATCGGCTCCGGCGCCAGCGGGGAGGTATGGGCCGCCCGGCGGATCGCCGACGGCGAGCGGGTCGCGATCAAGGTGCTGCGCGAGCGGCTGATCGAGGACGAGCAGGCGGTGGCCCGCTTCTTCCGCGAGTACCGGGTGCTGCTGCGGGTCCGCCACGAGCACCTCGTGCGGGTACATCAGCTCGTGGAGGAGGCTGGCCAGCTCGCGATCGTCATGGACCTTGTGGACGGCGAAGACCTGCTCCGCCTGGCCCGGCGCGGTCCGATCGCGGTGACCGACGCGGCCGGGCTGCTGTCGCAGACGGCCAGTGGGCTCGCGGCGGTACACGCCGCCGGGGTGGTGCACCGCGACGTCAAGCCGGCCAACGTGCTGGTGACCGAGCGGGACGGGCGGCCGATCGCGCTGCTGTCCGACTTCGGCATCGCCCGCGCGGTCGAGGGCGCGGCACACACCCAGCCGATCGGCACGCCCGCCTACCTGGCCCCGGAGCTTGTCGCCGGCCGGCCGCCCACGCCCGCCGCCGACATCTACGCGCTCGGCATCACCGCGTACGAGCTGCTGGCCGGCCGGCCACCGTTCCAGGCGGACGACGTCGACGCGCTCGTCCGCGCGCACCTCGACGGCGAGCCGGCCCGCCCGGACGGCCTCGACGATCCGGTGTGGGACCTGCTGGCTGCCTGCCTGCGCAAGGTGCCCGAGCAGCGCCCGTCCGCCACGGACGTCGCCGCCGGGTGGGGCGCGCTCGCCCGCTCCGGCGCCGCCGGGCACACCGCGCCGCCGGCCGCCCGGTCGCCGTTTCTGCCCGCGCCGGCGGATGCGCCGGCGACGCTCACGTCGGCACGGCGACTGAAGGACCGGCCGCGGCAGCCGCCCCCGCGCCGCTCCCGGCGCCGCCTGATCCTGGCCGGTGTCGCGGCCGCGGTGGTCGGCCTCGGCGGCGGAGTCCTGCTCGCCCTGCGCGCCGCACCGGACGGCAAGCCGCCCCCGCCACCGGCCGCCCAGCAGTACCCGGTGGCATCCACCGCCACGGTCGACACGACGACCGGGGTCGCCACGGTCTCCTGGACCGGCAGGGCGGCCGCGCTGCCCGGCTTCGACTACTACCTCGTTCTGGACGTGAGCGGCGAAGGCATCCGTCCACTGTCGACAGAGCTGGCCGCCGACGCGACGTCGTACCAGGTGAAGGGGTTGCGGCCCGGCCGGCGGTCCTGCTACCTCGTCATCGCGGTGGGCGTCACGGCCTCGCCGCCGAGCGACGTACCGCCGTTCCCGTGCGTGACCCTACCCAGCAAGTGA